ATACAGAAAAAGGTTTAGGTCTGATGTTGATAAGAAAACAATATGGATAATATATGTAGTATATATCATAAACTTCATGTTTATTAAATTCAGTTACAGAAGTCCATTATATATTatctttttaaaagtgaaagtATACAGTGGCAGTTAATTATAAATccaagacaaatgaaaaaatgtctTATAAAGCCACACCAACAAATAACTGTAAATCTGTATGACTGCTGGGACTAAATATTAAGTATGGTAAGTAAGCTGTCTGagcaaggaaataatttttatgtgtGTCTTCTGccaaaacctgggaaaatgtaAGTAAccagaaagagaagagagaggacAGAGTTCCAGAGCCCCTGAAGTGTTAGGGAAGCAAattagaagaatttttttcagaatgggAGGTTCTGCTTAAATGCAAGGCTAGACCTGGCCAATGCAAATTAGCCTGTAGCAAAGAAAAATAGTCCTATATATGCCCCAAAATTGCTCATTCAAAAAATATATCATGTGAGTAAGAGAGAGAATCAAATTCGCCCGCCAACCAAAGACTGAGACAAGGGAATTCATCATGATTCTTTAGATTCTTTATTTCCTCTTGCTACCTGAGTAAAAAATGAGTTCTTTGGAATCATACGAAAAGCTTTAGCATACCAGGTGCTACATTTGAAGTATAGGACTCTGTAGAGGAAGAATGGAATATCCATCAGTAGGCAAGTAGAGCATTTCTGTTCACACCTTTCTAATTCTGCAAGTTGACAGAGGCATTGACTGAATCTTGTTTTTACTCCACTGATGACCAAACTCTTCTACTCACAAATTCCTACACATAGATCAAAATATTGTGACAAGATAAAGAACACCAGAAACTACTGGTAATGTGGAGGTGGTGTATGAAACAAGTGTTATCTTTAATAATAAAGGATGAGAGTAGGAGCAAAAACAAAGAGCAAATCTAAACCCCACCTCCTCCCTTTcctaaaagattatttttctttataccAGCTGCCATTTCTAATTTTAGGATTGGGTCTTCCGTCTGTTTTAACCATAATTTGTCAGTCTCTGAATTTGCATCTTCActctttctttctggttttaacttactccttctgctcctctcctctcagTCATCTTCTGCATACTTGATAAAATCAGGTTTCCCAGTAAAGTACAGTTTAAACTCTAAATCCTTAGggttttttgcccttttttccaCATTTGCCTTTTAACTCTGAATTAACCCAATAACTATCAAAACAGACATCAAATGAGCTAATTTTTTATTGCACAGTGGCCTGACTCTGCTGCCTTTCTATGAATTATTTTGTCTTCAAGTCACcatttgatttcttttagtATCTTTATTAACTATAATTCTTGAAAAATCCATTCAGCAGCAGAATTCATGATTTATAGGTTACTATATAATCCctcttgtattttttatttatgtccATTAAGACACTGATTCCTGCCTCTCAGGTTCTACAGCCTCAGTCCTTTGCCCCTCTCTCTACAATGCTCATTGTTCTAGCTTAGGTTTTAAATCAAACTCAGATTCTTCTTGTTTAGCAACCCATCAGTTACTGAATAGGCTGGGACAAATCCCATAACCATgctgtgttggggtccctcccctgccgtgtagccctgggagaggggccctgagggcacagacatggggcttccctgcccctgctcagcctcgttcccgttggttggtttgtgttccctgcgcgggcagaaggacccttggtcccgtgactggaacagttcctgggcagagctccggccatgcggctggagaaataaacatctctctgaaacagctaccaagaatctgtctgtccgtatatatttcctttccacgggactcctggtttgatatatgcgtgttgcagtatccccactgcaacaaatggtggagaattgagagcagaacgatccccgatccctaagcgactgatttgtgtgagtaaaccctggaaactttggattcctcttcttggttttgctttgctattccgtatctaaactatggaggaaccgtgggaagactcttggctctcagagccgcatatggacatttatcttaaacttaaaatgattcttgaacaacgatttgtaaattttagcttgattcaagctcaaaaagaactgaaacacttcctggcatggttgtttaagaactttttctatgtttcttgggatttaattcttaccaagggcttttggaaaaccgtttggacacagttaatactggagtcaaaatatatgccgatggaagaatattttcgtgaatattatttagttaccgagactgttgagcaatgtcagctgtgtcctggcgaagggaagcctggcgcagggaccgtgcggcccaggccacgtgcaccgagcgctctgcgagcagcagcgaggcagttcccgcgcgcgggcggagccacgcgagccgcagtgtcggcggcggagcgaggcgcggcgggagcggcgggacccggcggtgcccgcctggccccgtgcagcgcgtggtggagcgagccctgggaacgcccggccgagaggggcggcgcgcgggcggcggcgggcggcagcggcggtggaacggagccgtgcccagccgagacgcgcgctggagcagggcgcgggggggtcgtcgctcgggggcccggccgagacgtgggtgcagcgcccggcagcggcagcgaagctgcgaccagaggaggcgacgcacggagaactgagcggcgcggcccggcccggcccgcgcagccccaaacgcgaccccgggaagagcgcgcaggcatgagcagctccgacaattccaacacgggagcgaccgaaagagagagcaaagacgcagcgagacagaaaacagcagccactcggaaaaaggaaaaaatcatagtaactaagaccttagggatagtaaaatggtataatgttaagcaaaattatggttttataacaaggtgtgacaaccagcaagacatatttgtgcatagaactgctattaaaaagaataaccctgaaaaatggatcccaagcttgggagatggagaggtggtggaatttaatattgtactagggagaaaagggttacaagcatcgcaggtcactgggcctgatggtgttcctgtaaaaggcagtatatatgcaaaaaatcgtagtcatgttagacaatatctccattgtaagccctccctacagtctccctttcctaatcccacctttcccttttaccctatgtcctattacccccagtgtattcccaatccgttttttcacccatggtttccctcacaaaaccatgcttttgccaattgtttccccaaaaatccctttccaatgccgagtgggggatgaaaagggggagggaagaagttaaaccctctcctgcctcagtttccccacaaagcatgctcagagaattctgtctcccttctgtcagccctaagatgttccagagaatctgtttggacatttaaagactcaggagggtggcttgttttgttttgaaactgttcttgttatgtttatccagttgttttcattctccttttattaaaataaaacgggtgaggtgttggggtccctcccctgccgtgtagccctgggagaggggccctgagggcacagacatggggcttccctgcccctgctcagcctcgttcccattggttggtttgtgttccctgtgcgggcagaaggacccttggtcccgtgactggaacagctcctgggcagagctccggccatgcggctggagaaataaacatctctctgaaacagctaccaagaatctgtctgtccgtatatatttcctttccacgggactcctggtttgatatatgcgtgttgcagtatccccactgcaacaatgcTGAACAAGAAATTCCCTGCCTTCCTCAGTTCTAAACCCCACCCCTCATCACTGTCCCCACTACTCCCACTTTTCTGCATGTTATAGTCCTATGACAGCTGTGTAGTTGCTCTTCATTtcaccttctcttttcttcttttcaccaGCAGGTCTGCCCAAAAAAACTCCACCTGTTTTTTAAAACCGTGTTAATATTATTTCATGAATATATCAGCTTTTTACTGAAGGCCATGAATGTACATGGACAATAAAGTGTAATTACCATGTACTATAcaaaggagggggggaaaatcccaaagcactaaaacatttttaaatatatgtactAATTTCAAGAATCTTAACCATTCACTGTATGCATTTACACAGCACCACTACAGAAGAGTGCTCCTTCTAAATAAAATATCCCAGGCATTTATTCCTTTCACTATCCATTTCTTCAGTTTCTAACTCATAATGTTTCATAGCAATAAAGTATCGGATAAAAGTTTCGCCTAATGCTTCCTTAATGCAAGAATCTTTCTCAAGAGCAACCAGAGCATCTTCTAGTTTCAGAGGGATTGATGAATGTTTCAGATCACCAGTGTGATTTTCTTCTTCGAGCATGTCATCATAGCTAAGTCCTCTCTTTACTCCATCTAGACCTGCAGCAATAGTAGCAGCAAGGACCAGGTACGGGTTTGCTGCAGCAGAACTTAATTTATTCTCTATGTAAGTGCCTTTTCCACCATGACATTTGACATTAAAGGCACAGCTGTTATCATTATATGCCCATTTTGCATTTACAGTCTCTTTTGATTCTTTACTGTATTTAGAGTAAGGCTTACGGCAGCTGGTGGTAGGAGCCATCAAGCAGCTGATAGCTGCCGTGTGTGCCAAGAGACCTGATAACCaattttttccaagctctgagaGCTCCTCAACTCCATAACCAGCAGAAAACAGATTCTTCTGGCCATTCAGATCCCACAGGCTGTGTGATAGAGCCCCTGAATTGTAGAATCCTGATTCTGAGAAAAAGCTAGCCACATAGTTATACTTCTTAGCCACTTCTTTAAGGCCTGTTCTAAACGTGAAGGCACTGTCAGCAGCATCTAGGCCAAACGCTGGATGAAAAGTGATCTCCATTTGCCCAGGCCcactggaagaagaaaagctttcaATGTTGGCACCAGCATAATACATTCCTTCAATGAGCTCCTGAATGAAAGTCTGATCATGGTTATTTAGTATCGTGGCTGCAGGAAAGGATATTGTCTTTGAGTTTACAACCTCAGTAATGCCATAAATACAAAATTCATAAGTGAATGCAGACTGCAAAGAAAAGCCATTGTCCTGAAGCTGGCTCAGCTGTTTCTTGGCAATGTGCCTTGGGGAGGTCATTAGTGGGGTGCCCAACACAGTGAAGGAATCACATATCACTCTCGCAGTCTGCTCAGTCCAGGGTAGTATTCGAAATGTTGATAAATCAGGGTTCAGGATTATGTCACAATTGAAATTGGTTGCATTTATGTAATCTAGTTCATTATCTTTAGGATTCAGCGTCAGTTCAAGGTAACTTCTGGGCATGGCAACACCATGAATTGCTTTCTCCTAAACACAGAGCAGAATGACATATTACCAAATCAGAAAAGAGCTCAGTggtatttttatgtatataaaatatattaaattcaGATTCCCAGGTAGAATGACAACATTTTCATAAAGAACACTAAAATGCAATGATCACTGACATGAAGGGTAAGAGACAGTTATTGTGTCCTTATAAAGCAGAACAACTTTCTGCAAGATTGGTATGAAAACTATGGCATCAATTACCACAATGATCATTTTTTAACTTTCCATAAGGAACTAAAAAAATGTTCAACACTTTTCTTGCATGGTCTTTAGACATTTATGGGTATCACCAGTTAGGTGCAAATTTTGCAAGTCAAACTTTTATCTGTAGTTAGTCTATTTAGCTTCCACCCTCTGGCCATTTTGTTTACATAGATGCAAGTGACCACAAAAGACTCATATTGATACAGTTCAGGCTGTAACTTCACTTTGAATGCCATAACATGCACCTCACTGTTTTTCAGATGCAACATTTAGCAGAAAAATCTCACTTTCTGGACTTCAAAAGTTTGGGGTAAATGCAGGGAAGCACTTCCAGGTGAGAAAAACTCATAAATATACTTTCTTCTCCATTTGAATAGAAAGCTGCAGctgatgaaaatgaaatgcaggtAAGACCCCAAGGAAGGATCATCTACCTTCAATCAAGCACCTTTACAACTTACCTTATGACCAAGTATTTTTCTGATGAAAGCTGCAATTAGGCCAAGTTCCACCAAGTGAAATTTGGCTCCGGTTTACATCTTACCTTTATTCTTCTAAGCGAAAAGGTTGCCATTTGTGTCAGCAGAGGAGACAGAACAAACCTAGAAAGGGGCAagctcagagctggaaaaaacccaattttGCATATCCAGATGACAAACTGCATATGGTAGCTTCTCTTAatatgaatgaatgaatgaatgaatgaatgaatgaatgaagtCTGTCTTCTCTTAAGCAGGTGGCAGTAAACGGTATCAGTATGTGTGACACCCAAACCAAAACTGCACACTCTGGTGAACTCTGTTCCAAGACGTCTAAGCTGTCCATTTGGCACTGAAAAAGGTGTCAAAGGTGACTACCCTATAGCAGTACTTCTCCCTTCTCTGACCCTGCTACCTAATTTATCCTGCTTCctaatgtgatttttatttcctgaatcATTACTGTGGCAAATATTGCTGTTAAGTCATCTTGCAACTCAGTGATATTTTCCTATGTGATTGATAACTATAAAATTTCTCATAACTAAAATGAACTTATCTTcagtcattttatttctttcaatgtttactcctttctttttttgcaatttAGAGATGTTCAGCAAACTAAAATTTTTATAATGTATTGAATCTGAAAAGATATTTCTGAGGGAAGAGATGATTAGAACAtcaaaaactgaaatttttagCTTTATCTAATTAGATTACTAtttggaggaaaagaggaataaaTGATTGGAATGATGAAAGAAGTCTAGATCCTTCAGGAACATGAgcaaggggaggaggaagataATTTGTTCTAAGCTGGAGTTGCTGCCTGCACGATggagaaaatataatttaaggATGGGGATGAAAATACATAAAGgttaaaaggaaaacacataaaatggaaacaaaaaaacttaCGTGAAAAAATCGAGAAGGAACATTCTTTGATCTTGACACACCATGGAGGTCTATTGATTCAAATCTGACAAACTGCACGTTGTCCCTGGCCATCTGCTGCTTAATAAATTCAATATGAGAGAATAGGTGAAGGAGAGTTGGGTTTCCAAGGCCGTTTACATCAGGGTCTCTGTTGAATGCTAGAAGTGAAGAGGAATGTTCACAtcaaacaaaatgaagaaagctGGAATACGGCTCTTCTCCTAAAAAGTGCAAAAGTGGGAAATTGTGGCATAGAGTGtaaaaacagaaatgagaaaaagataTGGAACatgaaagagatttttaaataaacacatgTATTTTTCCCTGACATCCTGTATAAAATCTCTTATTTTTTGGAATGGTCtgtaatttaaacttttttccaaGTTAAGAAGAG
The DNA window shown above is from Corvus hawaiiensis isolate bCorHaw1 chromosome 3, bCorHaw1.pri.cur, whole genome shotgun sequence and carries:
- the LGSN gene encoding lengsin isoform X1, producing MNKKEDLTQQISSSGKSEIGESADYSFVEKNTSESDNDEVDGNNICGFRKKKGNKGPTKYIPPLENEKMELSCTSKVPDPCPLKGTTGCSELPSDQSLQNPTTFPPVQKDRGGHNNSNSGSDGKEDRFGETRETQENAEIGKRIVGKMNEEIDTAAQMKLSAGVQPARRAEKGGCTEAVQRAKDSEQRGGKPEGQAGMEEKVVKFHVTKMGSLGSAASMPGSHTAESLTGAPGISKRSLQELKNLLSEGHLPSHGPIFCGKAGGTFAQKNLKPREKAADKQGGPFETFTPHFGEEKQKYLSFHKEGVGQQSKTVLVLSSAGSDQQQPVGSNVDQLILGLPAAPTPAESTAPEVQFDSSTGHAAFNRDPDVNGLGNPTLLHLFSHIEFIKQQMARDNVQFVRFESIDLHGVSRSKNVPSRFFHEKAIHGVAMPRSYLELTLNPKDNELDYINATNFNCDIILNPDLSTFRILPWTEQTARVICDSFTVLGTPLMTSPRHIAKKQLSQLQDNGFSLQSAFTYEFCIYGITEVVNSKTISFPAATILNNHDQTFIQELIEGMYYAGANIESFSSSSGPGQMEITFHPAFGLDAADSAFTFRTGLKEVAKKYNYVASFFSESGFYNSGALSHSLWDLNGQKNLFSAGYGVEELSELGKNWLSGLLAHTAAISCLMAPTTSCRKPYSKYSKESKETVNAKWAYNDNSCAFNVKCHGGKGTYIENKLSSAAANPYLVLAATIAAGLDGVKRGLSYDDMLEEENHTGDLKHSSIPLKLEDALVALEKDSCIKEALGETFIRYFIAMKHYELETEEMDSERNKCLGYFI
- the LGSN gene encoding lengsin isoform X2 — translated: MNKKEDLTQQNTSESDNDEVDGNNICGFRKKKGNKGPTKYIPPLENEKMELSCTSKVPDPCPLKGTTGCSELPSDQSLQNPTTFPPVQKDRGGHNNSNSGSDGKEDRFGETRETQENAEIGKRIVGKMNEEIDTAAQMKLSAGVQPARRAEKGGCTEAVQRAKDSEQRGGKPEGQAGMEEKVVKFHVTKMGSLGSAASMPGSHTAESLTGAPGISKRSLQELKNLLSEGHLPSHGPIFCGKAGGTFAQKNLKPREKAADKQGGPFETFTPHFGEEKQKYLSFHKEGVGQQSKTVLVLSSAGSDQQQPVGSNVDQLILGLPAAPTPAESTAPEVQFDSSTGHAAFNRDPDVNGLGNPTLLHLFSHIEFIKQQMARDNVQFVRFESIDLHGVSRSKNVPSRFFHEKAIHGVAMPRSYLELTLNPKDNELDYINATNFNCDIILNPDLSTFRILPWTEQTARVICDSFTVLGTPLMTSPRHIAKKQLSQLQDNGFSLQSAFTYEFCIYGITEVVNSKTISFPAATILNNHDQTFIQELIEGMYYAGANIESFSSSSGPGQMEITFHPAFGLDAADSAFTFRTGLKEVAKKYNYVASFFSESGFYNSGALSHSLWDLNGQKNLFSAGYGVEELSELGKNWLSGLLAHTAAISCLMAPTTSCRKPYSKYSKESKETVNAKWAYNDNSCAFNVKCHGGKGTYIENKLSSAAANPYLVLAATIAAGLDGVKRGLSYDDMLEEENHTGDLKHSSIPLKLEDALVALEKDSCIKEALGETFIRYFIAMKHYELETEEMDSERNKCLGYFI